In Helicobacter mastomyrinus, a single genomic region encodes these proteins:
- a CDS encoding ComEC/Rec2 family competence protein: MQNSTKSAHSPFEVELFSTKKQWILFLCACMLVFAWSLSQEYRQYMAYIAPDNTQEIYAQVLAQYEKEKNGKTYQVLKLKSPNGEVFYTTSKEGIKDLSHRFVRIYGKRLDCTFVEYLRSCFFISYRMNVLAERDYRDTLRIWIESQHNEHLVASLYKTLFMADFLPYTWRDLSNKLGIAHLIAISGFHLGILSFVIGGALSLVYRIFHPYVSYRNKYFDIGIIVFICLFGYLLLLDFTPSFLRAFVMAMCGFFVVHSGIKLISFRLLFVVVCVCLALFPRLILSIGFVLSVSGVFFIYLFMRHMHIREGFLHKWVCVPLGFNMLIFIHMLPIVHWFFPYFTPLCLLCIPLSLLFVIFFPAMLLAHIVGLGALCDGFLEWAMGMKLYAIEFYTPWWFVCFFGVICTAAIYSKRAYYVLHILGIMFFSYLSICYAAALDIA, from the coding sequence GTGCAAAATTCTACTAAGTCCGCACATTCACCCTTTGAGGTAGAGCTTTTTAGCACGAAGAAGCAATGGATTCTTTTCCTGTGTGCTTGTATGCTTGTCTTTGCGTGGAGTTTATCGCAAGAATACAGGCAGTATATGGCATATATCGCCCCAGATAACACACAGGAGATTTATGCGCAAGTCCTCGCTCAATACGAAAAAGAAAAAAATGGCAAAACCTATCAAGTATTAAAGCTTAAAAGTCCCAATGGCGAGGTGTTTTACACAACGAGCAAGGAAGGTATAAAAGACCTTAGCCATCGCTTTGTGAGAATCTATGGCAAAAGGCTAGATTGCACTTTTGTGGAGTATTTGCGAAGTTGCTTTTTTATCTCCTATCGTATGAACGTGTTAGCAGAGCGCGATTACAGAGATACACTTAGGATATGGATAGAATCACAACATAATGAACACTTAGTAGCATCTTTGTATAAAACGCTTTTTATGGCGGATTTTTTGCCATATACTTGGCGTGATTTGAGCAATAAGCTTGGAATTGCGCATTTGATTGCTATAAGTGGATTCCATTTGGGGATTTTGAGTTTTGTTATCGGAGGGGCTTTGAGTCTTGTGTATAGAATCTTCCACCCTTATGTGAGCTATCGAAACAAGTATTTTGATATAGGGATTATCGTGTTTATCTGCCTTTTTGGCTATCTTTTGTTGCTTGATTTTACCCCCTCGTTTTTGCGTGCGTTTGTAATGGCGATGTGTGGATTCTTTGTCGTGCATAGTGGCATTAAGCTTATTAGTTTTAGGCTACTCTTTGTCGTGGTGTGCGTGTGCTTAGCACTTTTTCCACGTCTGATTTTAAGCATAGGATTTGTTTTATCTGTAAGCGGTGTGTTTTTTATCTATCTTTTTATGCGCCATATGCACATACGTGAGGGATTCTTGCATAAATGGGTGTGTGTGCCATTGGGCTTTAATATGCTTATTTTTATTCATATGCTACCGATCGTGCATTGGTTTTTCCCTTATTTTACGCCTTTATGCTTACTCTGCATTCCTTTAAGTCTGCTTTTTGTCATCTTTTTTCCTGCGATGTTGCTAGCGCATATCGTGGGGCTTGGTGCTTTATGCGATGGATTCTTAGAGTGGGCTATGGGTATGAAATTATATGCTATAGAGTTTTATACGCCTTGGTGGTTTGTGTGCTTCTTTGGTGTGATTTGCACCGCTGCAATATATTCTAAGAGGGCATATTATGTACTTCATATATTGGGTATTATGTTTTTTTCTTATCTTAGTATATGTTATGCTGCTGCATTGGATATTGCGTAG
- a CDS encoding HAMP domain-containing sensor histidine kinase produces the protein MSRDNSKKAIIKILCLYLGTTGFFLCVFFWFFYAKEERHLTAQQVSNLREISLEVYDILHTNKDDISLAFKQIESNISHPLRIYNYKGNIIYNTLHITLSDEEYKNGIAFRGDKVIMDPAMRERFARLPPLNKKENIQNKNPLPKPYKSPRYQIFIQDNTLDSQILFLQVKVVLGFLISLFAIGVIAYFLVRLSLKPMQETINSLNTFIKDSTHEINTPLSIILMSIETLQTHNLTAAQLQKIERIKLASKSLSHLYKDLVAYNFPHTISNKNENLVLDSLLKERLEYFAPFFEQKSIQVQSQIGLSTIIASAEKMSCVIDNLLSNAIKYNKKGGRIVVSLEQGQLCISDSGCGISLEESKKIFERYVRCNAFQGGFGIGLTLIKRICDEYHIRIEVQSQIEQGSSFTLLWDK, from the coding sequence GTGAGCAGGGATAATTCCAAGAAAGCTATTATTAAGATTCTCTGCCTCTATCTTGGGACAACAGGATTTTTTTTATGTGTGTTTTTTTGGTTTTTTTATGCAAAAGAAGAGCGGCATTTGACAGCGCAGCAAGTGAGTAATCTGCGTGAGATTAGCCTTGAGGTCTATGATATTTTACATACAAATAAAGATGATATATCTCTAGCCTTTAAGCAGATTGAATCTAATATCAGCCACCCTTTGCGAATCTACAACTACAAAGGCAATATCATTTATAATACCCTGCATATTACTCTAAGTGATGAGGAATATAAAAATGGCATTGCATTTCGTGGGGATAAGGTGATTATGGACCCTGCAATGCGCGAACGATTCGCAAGGTTGCCTCCACTCAATAAAAAAGAAAATATCCAAAATAAGAATCCTCTCCCCAAACCCTACAAAAGCCCACGTTATCAAATTTTTATCCAAGATAATACTTTAGATTCCCAAATTCTCTTTTTGCAAGTAAAGGTTGTGCTAGGCTTTCTTATCTCACTTTTTGCCATAGGCGTGATTGCCTATTTCTTAGTGCGATTGTCCCTAAAGCCTATGCAGGAGACGATTAATTCGCTCAATACGTTTATTAAAGATTCTACCCACGAGATTAACACACCCCTAAGCATTATCCTAATGAGTATAGAGACGCTCCAAACACATAATCTCACCGCTGCACAACTGCAAAAGATAGAACGCATCAAGCTTGCTTCAAAAAGCCTAAGCCATCTCTATAAGGATTTAGTGGCTTATAATTTTCCTCACACTATAAGCAATAAAAATGAGAATCTTGTCCTAGATTCGCTTCTTAAGGAACGTTTGGAGTATTTCGCACCATTCTTTGAGCAAAAGTCCATTCAAGTGCAAAGCCAGATAGGGCTCAGCACAATTATAGCAAGTGCGGAAAAGATGAGCTGTGTGATTGATAATCTCTTAAGCAATGCGATTAAGTATAATAAAAAAGGCGGTAGAATCGTGGTAAGCTTAGAGCAGGGGCAGCTCTGCATTAGCGATAGTGGCTGTGGTATCTCGCTAGAAGAAAGTAAAAAGATTTTTGAGCGATATGTGCGCTGTAATGCCTTTCAAGGGGGTTTTGGCATAGGTTTAACACTCATTAAAAGGATATGCGATGAGTATCATATCCGCATTGAGGTGCAAAGCCAAATCGAGCAAGGCAGTAGCTTCACGCTTTTGTGGGATAAATGA